Within the Desulfotignum phosphitoxidans DSM 13687 genome, the region CGTTTTCCGCAATCACCTCCCGCAACCCCACAGATTCGACATTGGAGGTGGGAATCATGATAACCATGCCGTTTTCCACAATTTTCATCATGTAAAAGTTCATGGTATCACCGTTTATCTCTTTGCTTTCAATGGACTCGATACACCCCACGCCATGTGCCGGATAAACTGCCAGATCCCCTTTTGCAAATTCTTTTTTGGTTGATGTGTTCACATTAGCCCCTGTGTTCTTGGATTTTTCACCCATTGGATAACCCACCTTGATATATTTACAATTTGCCCATTCTTGGATATATAGACACATTCTAACAAGATTGTCAATGAAAAAACCCAAATACCGGTTTTTAAAGGGTTATCGCCTGGAATTCACCTGATTCATGGCCTGAACAACTCCGCGGGAAAGAATGAGCCGGCATGCGGCCACCGCATCCTTGATCACGGTGTCCAGACCGGCCTGCTCTTCAGGGGTAAACCCACCTAAGACATGGCCGGTTACACCGGTTTGGGTGCCGGGATGTCCAACGCCCACCCGCACCCGGACAAAGCCTTTACTGCCAAACGCATCCACAATGGATTTGATCCCGTTGTGCCCGCCGGATCCCCGGTCTTGAACAATTTTAAGCACCCCGAAAGGCAGATCCATATCATCATGGACGACGATGATATCGTTAACAGGAATTTTGAAATAGGCGGATAATTTCTGGAGGGGGAACCCGCTCCGATTCATATAGGAAAGGGGTTTGACCAGAAACACGTCCTGGCCGTAAAGCGTTGTCCGGGTGTAATTGGCATCAAACCGGGTTTTGTTGAACTCAGTATCAGCTTGTTCTGCAATGGCCTGAACCACCAGAAAACCGATGTTATGACGGGTCCGGGAATAGGTTTCACCCGGGTTTCCCAGACCCGCTATCAATTTAAAGCGCGTGGATGACATAATCCATGCTACACGCTATTCCGTTGATTCAGCAGCAGCATCCTCCGATGTTTCTGCCATTTCCTCTTCATCCAGAAGATCGTCTTCTTCCACTTCTTCCTCTTCGCCTGCATCCGGCGGAACGACCGTCACCACGGTAAAATTGACATCATGGGGAATCTGGACCCCTTCGCCAAGATCGATGGATTCCACATGAATCGCATCTCCGATTTCCAGGTGGGTGACATCGATTTCAATCCGTTCCGGTGTGTCTCCCGGCTTACAGACCACTTCAAGTTCCCGGCGGATGATCTGAAGCATGCCCCCGCCGTCTTTGACGCCTTTGCTCGTCCCGAGGATCTCCACAGGGACAGATACCGTCACCTGGGTATCCATGTCAATCTGCTGGAAATCTGCGTGCCGATATTCAATCCCGAAAGGATCCATCTGCAGTTCCTTGAGCATGACTACCTTGGTCTGGGGCGCATCCCCCTGAATTTTCAGGCTCAAAAAAAGCCCGGAAACACCCCGGTCCCGAACAATCTTGTCGAACTCACTGGTGTCCAGACTGACCATCACGGGGTCCATCTTGGGCCCGTATACGACTCCCGGAATCATTTTTTTGCCGCGCAGTCTTCTGGCGGCACCTTTGCCACGGGTGTTTCTTTCCGTGGCGTTCAATTTAATCAGATCCAATGTATTTCCCTCCATAGCCGCTGTTTTATCGGTTGAACAAAAAACAGCGTGTTAAAAACCGTAATAATTTATGAAAAAGCGTTTCAAATAAATAATGAATTCACCGAGTCGCCTCTGTAACTGCGCATAATGGCCTCACCCACCAGCTTGGCAATGGAAAGCGTTTTAATCTTTTCACATGCCTGCGCTTCGGGTGACAAGGGGATGGTATCCGTTGCAACCAGTGAATTCAGTGAAGACTGGGTGATCCTTTCAATGGCCGGTCCGGACAGAACCGGATGGGTACAATAGGCATGCACCTGCCGGGCCCCTTTCTCACGGATCACCCCGGCTGCTTCGGTCAAAGTACCGGCCGTATCCACCATATCATCGATCACGATGGCAACCTTGTCTTTGACATCGCCGATGATGGCCATGGCCCTGGCCTGATTGGGAGCGCTCCGGCGCTTATCCACAATCGCCAGACTGCAGTGCAGCCGTTTGGCATAGGCCCTGGCCCGTTCCACACCGCCTGCGTCCGGAGATACCACCACCAGATTTTCAGGGTACCGGGTCTTGATATCATCGATAATGATGGGGGCCGCATACAGATTGTCCACGGGCACACTGAAAAAGCCCTGAATCTGGCCGGCATGTAAATCCATGGTAATCACGCGGTCCACCCCGGTATTTTCCAGAAGATCCGCCACCATTTTGGCGGAAATAGGCACTCTGGGCGACACTTTTTTGTCCTGGCGGGCATAACCGAAATAGGGGATCACTGCCGTAACCCGGCTGGCGGACGAGCGCTTGAATGCATCGATTAACAGCAGCAGTTCCACCAGATGATCATTCACCGGGTAGCAGGTGGATTGAAGCACATAGATTTCCTGCTTTCTGACATTTTCAAGAATTTCAACCTGAATTTCTCCATCACTGAACCGGTTGACCTTCAATTTTCCCAGGGGTTTTGCAAGATACTCGGAAATCCGATCGCTCAACAGCGGGTTTGAATTACCCGCAAATATTGACAGCCCACTCATAACAAATCTCTTTAGGTTTTATAGTCTTATTTTGTCATCAATTAAATTGGCTGGGGCGAGAGGATTCGAACCTCTGAATGCAGGGATCAAAACCCTGTGTCTTGCCACTTGACGACGCCCCAGCATGGCTTATATATCACTGTTGTTGTAAAGCGGTCAGAAACACCCGCTTTTTTCCCCCGGCCCAGTGCGTAAGAAGCCGATCATACCCATGTCCTGCTTTTTTTTCGTCTGAAAAAAGGGCAAACAACGACCCACCGCTACCTGACATGAGTACCGTTCGCTGTAACAACTGTGCTATTTCATCTCTGGCAACTCTGACTTCCGGGTATACTCTGAAAGTGGCGGCTTCCAGATCGTTGTGTAAATATGGCCGTATATCAACATCCTGTCTTGCAGACAAAATATTTGAAGCCGTTTCTATAGTATATTTCCCTGAAGATGTCAAACACAAATCATGATTCTGAAACACGCTGGCCGTGGAAACAGCAATACCCGGGTCACACACGACCACATGGATAGGAAACAGTTTCGGCACCTGATTCAGTGTTTCTCCCATCCCCGTGGCCAGGGCCGTGTCACCATACAGAAAAAACGGCACATCCGCTCCCAGGTGTTGCCCCATTTTTATCAGTTCGTTTTGGGAAAACGGATCATGACACCGGGCATTCAATGTGGACAGCACGGCGGCGGCATTGCTGCTCCCGCCGCCAAGTCCGCCGCCCACAGGAATGTGCTTCCGGATATCAATGGCCACACCCGGCACGGAAATATTTTTTTTTTGCTTTTCACAGGACCGGAAAAACAGCGTGGCAGCCCGGTGCGCCAGATTGGTCTGGTCTTGAGGGACCAGGGGATGATTGCAGAAGACCCTGACCCCGGGCACCTTAAACGTAAGGGTCATCTCATCCGCCAGTGTGATTTTTGTCATCAGGGAAAACAGGTCATGATACCCGTCCGGCCGTTTGCCCGTGATATGAAGAAACAGATTGATTTTGGCAAACGAGGCCAAAGATTGACTCACCCCTTTGCCTCCACGTAGGCCATCCGGATCTCACTGAGAAGCGCCCGCATCAGATTTTCTTCATCTTCGTTCAGATTGCCCTTTGTTTTCTCCGAAAGCATGGCCATCATATCGATGGTGTATTTGGCCATGGTCAGGTCTTTTTTGACTTCGCCCGAAGAAGGGTCTCCCACTTTTCCCAGCTGGACCAGGCCGGAAGAGTATATGGACAGGATAAAGCCGGAAAAATCCACTTTGGGCAATGCGTTTTTCCGGACAGCCTCCTTGTTGGCCTCCGCCGCTTTTTTGGCCGCCTCCATGATAAAACTTTTTTCTTCAGGCATTTGAAGATCCTCCATTACATTGGTTTTGGGCTGAGTCATCCAGCCGGATAATGATATCAGCCACGGTCGTTTTCTTTCCTGCCTCATGAACAAACAGCGGATTGATATCCAGCTCCCTGATGACCGGATAATCATCCACCAGGGCCTTTAAGGAAACAATATTTTTTTCGATCTCTTCTATATCAGACGGCGCTTCTCCACGCAATCCCTTGAGAATGGGGTATCCTCTGATGCTTTTCACCATTCTTCTGGCCACGTTCCGTCCCATGGGAGACAATCTAAACGCCACATCCTTGTATACTTCAACAAAAATACCGCCCAGCCCGAACATCACGGCATGCCCGAACACCGGATCCCAGGTCACCCCGAGAATCACTTCTTTGCCCGCAGGCGCCATCTGCTGCACCAGCACCCCTTCCAGATACGCATCCGGATCATATTTTTTCGCATTTTCCATGATCTGCTCAAATGCGGTTTCAACGGCCTTGCCATTTTCCAGTCGGACCTTGACGCCTCCGGCATCGGACTTGTGCAGAATCTGGGGGGACACGATTTTCATCACCACGGGATACCCCAGTTTTTCAGCCATCTGTCGGGCTTCATCTGCGGTTTTCGCCAGTTCCATGGGAAGAATGTTAAAGCCGTAACATTTGAGAATCTCGTTGCCGTCCAGTTCCCCTAAAACAAACCGGCCCTGGGACAGATACTGTTCAATGATTCTGCCCGCTTTTTCCTTGTCATATACCAGGTTGTAGGGAGGCAGAATTTTTCGAAACAGCCATTTCATTCCCTCCCGCAATGCGCCCAAAGACCGGGCCGCACTTTCAGGAAACTGGTACACGGGCACCTTGTGTTTCTGAAGCAGTTTGACTCCGTCCGACACATCCACGATGCCCATGAAAGCGCATAGAATCGGTTTGATGGTGTTTTCGGCAATCCGGACAATGGATTCGGCCGTGCCGATGGCATCGGTCATGGACTGGGGCGTCAGAATAATCAGCACCGCATCCACGCCCCGGTCCGCCAGCACCGTGGCCAGCGTGTTTTCATACCGGTCTTTGGCTGCATCCCCGATTACATCCACGGGATTGTGAAAATTGGCGGTGGACGGCAGGTATTTTTTCAGTTCCGTGATGGTTTCTTCGGAAAACTGAGCCAGCTTCAACCCGGACTGTTCACTCATGTCCGTGGCCATAATACCGGGCCCGCCGGCATTGGTGACAATGGCCACATGATCGCCGGTGGGATATTTGTTGCCGGCAAAGGCCTGGGCATAATCAAACAGCTGGTTCACGGTCTTGCACCGCAGGATCCCGGCCATGGTAAACAACCCGTCATAAATCACGTCGGCCCCGGCCAGAGCGCCGGTGTGGGAAGCCGCAGCCCGGGCACCGGCAGCGGATGATCCGGACTTGATGGCGATCACATGGGTCGGATTGGTGCCCGACGTCATTTTCCGGACCTCGGTGATAAATTCTTCAGCGCTGCGGCTCAGCTCTTCCATATAAATCATGACCACATCCGTGTCCGGATCTTTATGATAATATCGCAGCAGATCCAGTTCATCCACATCCGCCTTATTGCCGATGGAAATGAACTTGGAAAACCCGAATCCCTTGTCCGCCGCGTAATCCAGCACGGCCGTGCACAACGCCCCGCTCTGGGAGATAAACGACACATTGCCCGGTTCCGGCATGCGGGCCGAAAAACTGGCATTCAAGGATACTTTGGGCGACGGGTTGATCACACCTAGGCAGTTGGGTCCCACCAGACGAACCCCTGCCTTGTTGCACAGGACTTTGATCTGTTTTTCAATATCCGCCCCTTCCCCGCCGACTTCCTTGAATCCGGCAGAAACAATAACAATCCCTTTGACTCCTTTGTTGATACACTCCTGAACCGATGCCAGGGCTGCTTTGGGCGGCAGGATAATCATGGCCAGATCAATGGGATCCGGAATATTGCCGATACTGGTATAACATTTCACACTGAGCACGGACCGGGCCTTTGGATTGACCGGATACAGCGTTCCCTTATACCCATTGGATAAAATATTGGCAAAAATATCGTGCCCCACCTTCCCTTTCTGGGTGGATGCACCGATTACGGCAATGGTTTCAGGTGCAAAAATGGCATCCAGCTTATCCACGAATCCCCCTCCTTATATAATGCGTGTTATGATGGGTGACCGGCCAAACAAACCCGGGGCCGGGCCGGGATAATTGCATTGCCCGACCCGGCCCCGTCACGATGAGTTAAATTTTATGGATGATCAGTTGATACCCAGACTCAGCTTGGCGGATCTCAAGGTATTTTTCATGAGCATGGCTATGGTCATGGGGCCGACCCCGCCGGGAACCGGAGTGATCTTACCGGCGATCTCCTTGGCCGCATCAAAATCCACATCCCCTTTGAGAATGGCCTTGCCGGTTTTCTCGTTCATGCCCACCCGGTTGACGCCCACATCAATGACCGTGGCACCGGGTTTGATCCATTCCGGTTTCACCAGGTCGGGTACACCGGCCGCCACAATCAGGATATCGGCCCGTTTGCAGTGGGCCGCCAGATCCTTGGTCCGGGTGTGAACGATGGTCACGGTGGCATTGGCGCCCACGCCTTTCTGGGCCATCATCATGGCAATGGGTTTGCCCACGATATTGGAACGGCCCACCACCACGACCTCAGCACCGGAGGTTTCCGTGCCGGAGCGAACAATCATCTCCTGGATACCGGCCGGGGTGCAGGGCAGAAACTTCACTTCATCTCCGCCGATCATCAACCGGCCCACATTCACGGGGTGAAACGCATCCACATCCTTGTCCGGATTGATGGCGTTGAGCACTTTTTTATCGTCAATGTGCTTGGGCAGCGGCAACTGTACCAGAATCCCGTGGATATCGGGATCATTGTTGTATTTGTCGATCAGTGCCAGCAGATCGGCTTCGGAAATATCTTCAGGCTGGTCATCCTGAATTTCATGAAATCCGCAGCTGATAGCGGTTTTCACCTTCAGGGTCACATAGCTCACCGATGCCGGAGACGATCCCACCAGAATCGTGACAAGACCCGGCACCTTGCCGTGTTTCTCCTTCATCTGGTCCACTTCTTCCTTGATCTCGGCAAGGATCGTTTTTCTGATTTCGGTTCCGCTGATAAGTTCTGCAGTCATATTTTTTTCTCCTGGAATTCATTGGGTTGATCTGCAACCGGTCCGGGACGTCTTTTCCGGTCCGAACCGGTTGCAGGATTCAGGCTGAACAAAAAATAGGGATTTTAGAATACACCCTCAACCTTACCGGTTTCCACATCCACATCCACCCGTTTGAACGCGGGATTGGATCCCGTACCCGGCATCAAACTGATGGCGCCGGCCACAGGCACGATAAACCCGGCACCGCCATAGGTAAGGACCTCACGAATGGCCAGACGCCATCCTTTGGGCACCCCTTTGAGCGTGGGGTTGTCAGACAGGGACAGATGGGTTTTCACCATGCACATGCCCAGTCCGGCCAGTTCAGGATCCGCCTGGATTCTGGCCAGAGATTTTTCCGCAGCCGCAGAATAATCCACACCATCGGCACCGTACACTTCCTTGGCAATGAGTTCGATCCGTTTTTTAATGGGCATATCCAGTTCATACAAGAATTTGAATTCAGTTTTTTCTTCACAGGCCTCGATGACCGTTTCTGCAAACTCAATGGCGCCGTCTCCCCCTTGTTCCCAGTGCCGGGACAGGGCCACTCTGGCACCTTCGGCTTCACACAGTTCCCGGACCTTGGCGATTTCCGCATCCGTGTCCGTGTAAAAGGCGTTGATGCAGACCACCGGAGAAATACCGGCTTTTCTGACGTTTCTGATATGATGGATCAGGTTGTCGCATCCTTTGGCCACCCAGTCCACATTTTCAGTGGAATATTCTTCGGGCATGGCTTTGCCCGGTACGGGCACAGGGGCGCCGCCATGGCATTTCAGAGCCCGGATGGTGGCCACGACCACAGCGCAGTCCGGTTTAAGCCCGGAGTAACGGCATTTGAGGTTCCAGAATTTTTCAAATCCGATGTCCGCGCCGAACCCGGATTCAGTCACATGGTAATCCGCCAGTTTCAAACCAACTTTATCCGCAATGATGGAACTCTGGCCGATGGCGATGTTGGCAAACGGCCCGGCATGGACCAGCACGGGCTGGCCTTCCAGGGTCTGCATCAGAGACGGGTTAAGGGCATCCACCATCCAGGCGGTCATGGCACCGGCCACCTGCAGGTCTTCCGTGGTCACGGGGTTGCCTTTTTTGTCATAGGCCACCACGATTTTACCCATTCTTTCCCGCATATCCTTGAGATCATTGGCCAGGGACAGAATGGCCATCACCTCGGAAGAAACGGCAATACCGAATTTGGATTTCATCATGAATCCGTCCGCCTTGCCGTTCACACCATCGATACCGATAATGATATTTCTCAACGCCTGGCAGCAGAAGTCGATCACCCAGCCCATTTCCACGTTGGTGGGATCGATGTCCAGACGTTTCATGCCGGACAGTCTTTCCAGCTGCTCGTCCGTGTAGTTTCTTTCATGCTGCAACCGGGATGTCAAAGCCACCATGGCCAGGTTGTGGGCATTCATGATGGCATTGATGTCACCGGTGAAACCCAGAGAAAACGGGGTCAAAGGAATACACTGAGCCAGCCCGCCGCCGGCAGCCGATCCCTTGATATTCATGGTGGGCCCGCCCGAAGGCTGACGGATGGCGGCACATACGTTTTTGCCCAGTTTTCCCAGACCCTGAACAAGCCCCATGGAAGAGGTGGATTTACCTTCTCCCAGCGGGGTCGGGGTAATGGCCGTCACATCAATATATTTTCCATCGGGCTGGTCTTTCAGCCGCGCCATCACTTTCTTGAAATCAATTTTCCCGATATAATGGCCGTGAGGCAGCAGCTCTTCTTTGGTCAGCCCGAGTTTTTCACCGATTTCATAAATGGTCAGCATGGATGATTCCGCATCCTGTGCGATTTCCCAGTCTTGATGTTTGGTTGGATCTAATGCCATGATTTACTCCTTTGTTGAATTGGACTCTGATCGAGCCGGTGATAAAATAATATTATAAAACAAAGCGTTATGCTTTTTGTCCACACCACCCGCAATTTTAATATATCTGTCAGTGTAACTAACTATATAAATAAACATAAAAAATCAACAGGTTTTCGAGAGATACCGGTCGATTTTAAAAACACGCGGCCCACTGCAAAACACCGTGCCATTGTTTCACCGGACGGCCGGCAGGTCCATGTCGGTTTCACCCGGCATCCCCGGGTCCGGCTTTCCAGTAAACGCTGATCTAACAATGGCTCAATTTCTTGGTAAAATCAATATTTTTGAAAAAAAAGATTGATTTTACGCACTAAATACTAATTAAATGGTGAAATACTAAATTTTTTAAGATATTCGAATCTAATATTATCCCCCTATTCCTACAATACTATTTAGTGTGTGACCGAAAACTCAAAACCCCACGTTTTTCATGGGTATAATGGCTAAAATTTGTTTGAAATCTTTACTTGAAATTGAATTACTTGTTGATTTTAACTGATTACTATGTTAATATAACCAATTAATAATTAAAGAGATTTTAAAAAATGAGAGTCATAGAAAGCAGTTCAAATTTCAACACCCCAACAAAACTTCGAGGTTGTTTTGCGTAAAATTTTTGAACCACAAATGACATTCGGGCAGACCCCTATCGACCAAATCAAACTTGACATGAGAGCCAGGGATGAAATTCCCAAGCTACTTTTGGGGCTCCAGCATATTTATTGCGATCAAGAACTTCGAGAAAAAGTTTTTGTCATCCTCAAAAATGTGATTCCGGAAGACACCGACTCCAAAAATGGACGTCCGGGAATGGACCTGTGGAAAATTCTTGTGATGGGCACCATACGGCTCAATTGCAATTGGGATTACGATAAACTCCGGGAGATGGTGAACAACCACAGAACATTGAGGCAGATGCTGGGTCATGGCATGATGGACGATGACATAACCTATCCGCTCCAGACCTTAAAAGATAATGTCAGGCTTCTGACACCTGACATTCTTGATAAAATCAACACCCTGGTTGTACAAGAAGGTCATAAACTTCTGATGAAAAAAAAACTTCGGACGAAGAGGTGTTGATGGGACGGTGTGATTCATTCGTTGTTGAAACCGATGTTCATTTTCCCACAGACATCAACCTGCTTTTTGATGCAGTCCGAAAAATGATTCAAATTGCCGCTATTATCAGCCAGGGCATTGGAACGAGTATGTGGCGGCAATCAGCATATAATATCAAAAAATTTAAACGGCTGTATCGGATAGTTCAGCGATTGAAACATTCCACATCCGCGGATGAAAAGAAAAAGGCCAAAAGAGCCCGGCAGATCATGGATGCACACAAAGCTTATATTGAACTTGCTGAAAAATACATTTCAAAAGCGGAATTGACCATTGAAATGACGGAGTCCTCCGATATTATGAATGAAGCCCGAGTGGAAGAGTTGCAAACATACATCAATTATGCGCTTTGGCAAATTGGCCTGATAAAACGCCGGGTTTTGCAGGATGAAAAGATCCCACATAAAGACAAGATTTTTTCAATTTTCGAACCCCATACAGAATGGATTTCAAAAGGCAAAGCCGGTGTTCCCCAAGAATTGGGACTGCGGGTATGCATCCTGGAAGACCAGTATGGGTTTATCCTGCACCACCGGGTGATGGAGCAAGAAACCGATGATAAAGTGGCCGTTGCAATGGTAACGTCGGCCCAAAACAAATTTTCTGGTCTCAAGGGATGCAGTTTTGATAAAGGGTTTTATACACCTGGTAACAAAAAGGACCTGAAGGATACATTGAGCATTTTGGTGCTCCCGAAAAAAGGCAGATGCAACAAGGCTGAATTTGAAGAAGAAACAGCAGACGATTTTATTCGTTTAAAAAGAAAACATTCAGCGGTGGAATCGGCCATAAACGGGTTGGAAAATCATGGTCTGGACAGATGCCCGGATCATGGCATTCAAGGATTTAAAAGATATGTAGGTCTGTCTGTTCTGGCAAGAAATCTCCAGATTATGGGTCATCATATACAACAAAAAAGGCTGAAGCAGCTGCAACGGTCTGAACAGCGAAAAGCCGCGTAAAAAAAGGCCGTCGCATCAAAAAGTAGCACGTCAAACACTACAGGTGTGTCCAAAAAATGGGAAAGTCGTTAAAAAACGACAAATATTGAAGCACTTTGCCAGGTTTGTGATAGCAGGAAAAACATTAATTGGAAATTATGTCAGGCATCGGCCTCGGAAAATCCTAAAATAGGGGTTTCCGGTCAGCCACTATTTAATAATTAAATGCGATTCAATCTGATTTAACCAAATCTGTCTTTATCATAACTATTTAAAATTAAAGTCGATTTGTACAATCCATCTTCGGCCCAATAAATTCACTCATCTATTGACAAAAAAGGGTACAAATTATAAATCATATGCGTTATCGATATTACAAACCATGTAACATGGGGTCTGGTGAATGGAAAGACGATGCAAAAAAGGCTGCTGGTCAAGTGAAATTGTCACTTTCATTCTCCTGTATCCATTTCACATATTGTCACACCGTTTCAACCTT harbors:
- the pth gene encoding aminoacyl-tRNA hydrolase — protein: MSSTRFKLIAGLGNPGETYSRTRHNIGFLVVQAIAEQADTEFNKTRFDANYTRTTLYGQDVFLVKPLSYMNRSGFPLQKLSAYFKIPVNDIIVVHDDMDLPFGVLKIVQDRGSGGHNGIKSIVDAFGSKGFVRVRVGVGHPGTQTGVTGHVLGGFTPEEQAGLDTVIKDAVAACRLILSRGVVQAMNQVNSRR
- a CDS encoding 50S ribosomal protein L25: MDLIKLNATERNTRGKGAARRLRGKKMIPGVVYGPKMDPVMVSLDTSEFDKIVRDRGVSGLFLSLKIQGDAPQTKVVMLKELQMDPFGIEYRHADFQQIDMDTQVTVSVPVEILGTSKGVKDGGGMLQIIRRELEVVCKPGDTPERIEIDVTHLEIGDAIHVESIDLGEGVQIPHDVNFTVVTVVPPDAGEEEEVEEDDLLDEEEMAETSEDAAAESTE
- a CDS encoding ribose-phosphate diphosphokinase — translated: MSGLSIFAGNSNPLLSDRISEYLAKPLGKLKVNRFSDGEIQVEILENVRKQEIYVLQSTCYPVNDHLVELLLLIDAFKRSSASRVTAVIPYFGYARQDKKVSPRVPISAKMVADLLENTGVDRVITMDLHAGQIQGFFSVPVDNLYAAPIIIDDIKTRYPENLVVVSPDAGGVERARAYAKRLHCSLAIVDKRRSAPNQARAMAIIGDVKDKVAIVIDDMVDTAGTLTEAAGVIREKGARQVHAYCTHPVLSGPAIERITQSSLNSLVATDTIPLSPEAQACEKIKTLSIAKLVGEAIMRSYRGDSVNSLFI
- the ispE gene encoding 4-(cytidine 5'-diphospho)-2-C-methyl-D-erythritol kinase → MSQSLASFAKINLFLHITGKRPDGYHDLFSLMTKITLADEMTLTFKVPGVRVFCNHPLVPQDQTNLAHRAATLFFRSCEKQKKNISVPGVAIDIRKHIPVGGGLGGGSSNAAAVLSTLNARCHDPFSQNELIKMGQHLGADVPFFLYGDTALATGMGETLNQVPKLFPIHVVVCDPGIAVSTASVFQNHDLCLTSSGKYTIETASNILSARQDVDIRPYLHNDLEAATFRVYPEVRVARDEIAQLLQRTVLMSGSGGSLFALFSDEKKAGHGYDRLLTHWAGGKKRVFLTALQQQ
- a CDS encoding DUF1844 domain-containing protein — encoded protein: MPEEKSFIMEAAKKAAEANKEAVRKNALPKVDFSGFILSIYSSGLVQLGKVGDPSSGEVKKDLTMAKYTIDMMAMLSEKTKGNLNEDEENLMRALLSEIRMAYVEAKG
- a CDS encoding acetate--CoA ligase family protein, coding for MDKLDAIFAPETIAVIGASTQKGKVGHDIFANILSNGYKGTLYPVNPKARSVLSVKCYTSIGNIPDPIDLAMIILPPKAALASVQECINKGVKGIVIVSAGFKEVGGEGADIEKQIKVLCNKAGVRLVGPNCLGVINPSPKVSLNASFSARMPEPGNVSFISQSGALCTAVLDYAADKGFGFSKFISIGNKADVDELDLLRYYHKDPDTDVVMIYMEELSRSAEEFITEVRKMTSGTNPTHVIAIKSGSSAAGARAAASHTGALAGADVIYDGLFTMAGILRCKTVNQLFDYAQAFAGNKYPTGDHVAIVTNAGGPGIMATDMSEQSGLKLAQFSEETITELKKYLPSTANFHNPVDVIGDAAKDRYENTLATVLADRGVDAVLIILTPQSMTDAIGTAESIVRIAENTIKPILCAFMGIVDVSDGVKLLQKHKVPVYQFPESAARSLGALREGMKWLFRKILPPYNLVYDKEKAGRIIEQYLSQGRFVLGELDGNEILKCYGFNILPMELAKTADEARQMAEKLGYPVVMKIVSPQILHKSDAGGVKVRLENGKAVETAFEQIMENAKKYDPDAYLEGVLVQQMAPAGKEVILGVTWDPVFGHAVMFGLGGIFVEVYKDVAFRLSPMGRNVARRMVKSIRGYPILKGLRGEAPSDIEEIEKNIVSLKALVDDYPVIRELDINPLFVHEAGKKTTVADIIIRLDDSAQNQCNGGSSNA
- the folD gene encoding bifunctional methylenetetrahydrofolate dehydrogenase/methenyltetrahydrofolate cyclohydrolase FolD, producing the protein MTAELISGTEIRKTILAEIKEEVDQMKEKHGKVPGLVTILVGSSPASVSYVTLKVKTAISCGFHEIQDDQPEDISEADLLALIDKYNNDPDIHGILVQLPLPKHIDDKKVLNAINPDKDVDAFHPVNVGRLMIGGDEVKFLPCTPAGIQEMIVRSGTETSGAEVVVVGRSNIVGKPIAMMMAQKGVGANATVTIVHTRTKDLAAHCKRADILIVAAGVPDLVKPEWIKPGATVIDVGVNRVGMNEKTGKAILKGDVDFDAAKEIAGKITPVPGGVGPMTIAMLMKNTLRSAKLSLGIN
- a CDS encoding formate--tetrahydrofolate ligase, which produces MALDPTKHQDWEIAQDAESSMLTIYEIGEKLGLTKEELLPHGHYIGKIDFKKVMARLKDQPDGKYIDVTAITPTPLGEGKSTSSMGLVQGLGKLGKNVCAAIRQPSGGPTMNIKGSAAGGGLAQCIPLTPFSLGFTGDINAIMNAHNLAMVALTSRLQHERNYTDEQLERLSGMKRLDIDPTNVEMGWVIDFCCQALRNIIIGIDGVNGKADGFMMKSKFGIAVSSEVMAILSLANDLKDMRERMGKIVVAYDKKGNPVTTEDLQVAGAMTAWMVDALNPSLMQTLEGQPVLVHAGPFANIAIGQSSIIADKVGLKLADYHVTESGFGADIGFEKFWNLKCRYSGLKPDCAVVVATIRALKCHGGAPVPVPGKAMPEEYSTENVDWVAKGCDNLIHHIRNVRKAGISPVVCINAFYTDTDAEIAKVRELCEAEGARVALSRHWEQGGDGAIEFAETVIEACEEKTEFKFLYELDMPIKKRIELIAKEVYGADGVDYSAAAEKSLARIQADPELAGLGMCMVKTHLSLSDNPTLKGVPKGWRLAIREVLTYGGAGFIVPVAGAISLMPGTGSNPAFKRVDVDVETGKVEGVF
- a CDS encoding ISNCY-like element ISDph1 family transposase (programmed frameshift), which translates into the protein MRKIFEPQMTFGQTPIDQIKLDMRARDEIPKLLLGLQHIYCDQELREKVFVILKNVIPEDTDSKNGRPGMDLWKILVMGTIRLNCNWDYDKLREMVNNHRTLRQMLGHGMMDDDITYPLQTLKDNVRLLTPDILDKINTLVVQEGHKLLEKKTSDEEVLMGRCDSFVVETDVHFPTDINLLFDAVRKMIQIAAIISQGIGTSMWRQSAYNIKKFKRLYRIVQRLKHSTSADEKKKAKRARQIMDAHKAYIELAEKYISKAELTIEMTESSDIMNEARVEELQTYINYALWQIGLIKRRVLQDEKIPHKDKIFSIFEPHTEWISKGKAGVPQELGLRVCILEDQYGFILHHRVMEQETDDKVAVAMVTSAQNKFSGLKGCSFDKGFYTPGNKKDLKDTLSILVLPKKGRCNKAEFEEETADDFIRLKRKHSAVESAINGLENHGLDRCPDHGIQGFKRYVGLSVLARNLQIMGHHIQQKRLKQLQRSEQRKAA